A single Cottoperca gobio chromosome 7, fCotGob3.1, whole genome shotgun sequence DNA region contains:
- the dhh gene encoding desert hedgehog protein, which produces MKQSWWARLVQLGLLAVWTCIWLVQGCGPGPGYGIRSRPRKLTAMHYKQFFPNFSENNLGASGRAEGKITRNSERFNELVCNYNPDIVFKDEENTNADRFMTKRCKDSLNRLAIAVMNQWPGVHLRVTEAWDEDGHHPASSLHYEGRAVDITTDDRETEKYGLLAQLAVEAGFDWVHYESKYHIHCSVKADHSVAVEKGGCFPGWARVTVAGGLQKSLSSLAPGDRVMALSGTGQVVFSQVLLFLHRDQESWSTFLSLETEEGHRLALTPHHLVFLAPHCRLDSSEYQAQFASRAKPGECVLIHTAQGQVRPSRIISVSVEESVGVYAPLTEAGTVFVDGVLASSYALVEDHRLAHWAFVPVRLLSSFNQLLWGDMSRQQTTDSETACTETPFHCSTLTTTDKAGVYVNNGTLNKQDNLSEALRMEMEEQQTSDVHWYARLLYSFGCIFLDSSSFYP; this is translated from the exons ATGAAGCAGTCCTGGTGGGCCCGTCTGGTGCAGCTCGGCCTGCTCGCTGTGTGGACCTGCATATGGCTGGTCCAGGGATGCGGACCGGGCCCTGGGTACGGCATCCGCTCAAGGCCCAGGAAACTCACAGCCATGCACTACAAGCAGTTTTTCCCCAACTTCTCAGAAAACAACCTCGGTGCCAGCGGGAGAGCAGAGGGCAAGATCACACGCAACTCTGAGCGCTTCAATGAACTTGTGTGCAACTACAACCCAGACATTGTCTTCAAGGATGAAGAGAACACCAACGCAGACCGCTTCATGACCAAG CGCTGTAAGGACAGTTTGAACAGGCTGGCTATCGCAGTGATGAACCAGTGGCCAGGGGTACACCTGCGTGTGACGGAGGCTTGGGATGAGGACGGCCACCACCCTGCCAGCTCTCTGCACTATGAAGGCCGGGCCGTGGATATAACCACGGACGACAGAGAAACGGAGAAGTATGGTCTTCTCGCCCAGCTGGCTGTGGAGGCTGGCTTTGACTGGGTCCACTATGAGTCCAAATATCACATCCACTGCTCAGTAAAAGCTG ATCACTCTGTTGCAGTGGAAAAAGGTGGCTGTTTCCCAGGCTGGGCCCGGGTGACTGTTGCTGGAGGGCTGCAGAAAAGCCTGTCGTCCCTGGCTCCCGGGGACAGAGTCATGGCCTTGTCTGGAACAGGCCAAGTCGTGTTTAGCCAAGTCCTCTTGTTTCTGCACCGGGATCAAGAAAGCTGGTCTACTTTTCTGTCTCTGGAGACAGAAGAAGGTCATAGATTGGCCCTCACTCCACATCACTTGGTCTTTTTAGCCCCCCATTGCAGACTTGACAGCAGTGAGTATCAGGCTCAGTTTGCTAGCAGAGCCAAACCAGGAGAATGTGTTCTCATCCATACAGCGCAGGGTCAAGTACGTCCATCTCGAATCATCTCAGTTTCAGTAGAGGAGAGTGTGGGAGTGTATGCACCCTTGACAGAAGCTGGAACTGTGTTTGTTGATGGGGTGCTGGCATCCAGCTATGCTCTGGTGGAGGACCACAGACTTGCACACTGGGCATTTGTACCTGTTCGACTCCTCTCCTCATTCAACCAGCTACTTTGGGGGGACATGAGCAGACAGCAGaccacagacagtgagacagctTGCACTGAGACTCCATTTCATTGTAGCACTTTGACCACAACGGACAAAGCAGGTGTGTATGTGAATAATGGCACTTTGAACAAACAAGACAATCTGAGTGAAGCTCTGAGGATGGAAATGGAAGAGCAGCAGACATCAGATGTGCACTGGTATGCTAGATTACTGTACAGTTTTGGATGTATCTTTTTAGACTCCAGCTCATTTTATCCTTAA